One Leopardus geoffroyi isolate Oge1 chromosome C1, O.geoffroyi_Oge1_pat1.0, whole genome shotgun sequence DNA segment encodes these proteins:
- the LOC123599948 gene encoding receptor-type tyrosine-protein phosphatase U-like produces MHKRVPRGGCRPRDQRSGGVTEASSLLGGSPRRPCGRKGSPYHTGQLHPAVRVADLLQHINQMKTAEGYGFKQEYEVQGPRPAGPPRQGLAWLPLTVDPDPGLTSNPLS; encoded by the exons ATGCACAAGCGAGTGCCCAGAGGCGGGTGTCGGCCAA GAGACCAGCGCAGTGGTGGGGTCACTGAGGCCAGCAGCCTCCTGGGGGGCTCACCGCGGCGTCCGTGTGGCCGGAAGGGCTCCCCATATCACACGGGGCAGCTGCACCCCGCAGTGCGCGTGGCGGACCTCCTGCAGCACATCAACCAGATGAAGACGGCCGAGGGCTATGGCTTCAAGCAGGAGTACGAGGTGCAGGGCCCCAGGCCAGCCGGGCCCCCTCGCCAGGGCCTCGCCTGGCTCCCCCTCACCGTGGACCCTGACCCTGGTCTGACCTCAAATCCACTCTCATGA